Genomic segment of Saprospira sp. CCB-QB6:
CGCAACACATACCATCAACATTCCAGCAAATGTGCGCCGTGCTAAAATTATGATCTACTGGCATGATAAAGAAGCCTCTACTTCTTCTACCTTAGCACTTGTCAATAACCTAGACCTTAGTGTTAATGACCCTAGCAACACGACACACTTCCCTTGGATCCTAGATCCAGCCCCCCTTGCCTCTACCCTAGCTCTCCCTGCAACTAAAGGTGTAGATACCCTTAACAATGTGGAACAAGTGGCTATCGACAACCCTAGCGCAGGAACTTACACGATTAACGTAGCAGGCACAAGCGTTCCTTTTGGTCCTCAAAACTACTATATCGTCTATGAATTCCTAACCGATGAGATTATGCTTACCTATCCCGTTGGTGGCGAAGGCCTTATTCCTGGAACTCAAGACCGAATCCATTGGGATGCCTATGGAACAACAAACAGCTTCAATATTGAGTACAGTGCCGACAATGGCAACGCTTGGAGTACTGTACAAACTAATGTAGCTGGTAGCGCTCGATTTATTGATTGGACCGTTCCCGCTACAGTAACTGGGCAAGGACTTATCCGCATTACAAGAGGAACAAATACAGACCTTAGCGATGCCAATTTTTCTATCCTTGAAACACCTCAAAATATTCGCATCGTAGCCGTTTGTACTTCTGCCAATACCGTCCGCATCAATTGGGATGCCGTAGCTGGCGCCACCGAATACGATGTCTTTGTTCTTGGTGCAACTCATATGGATTCTATTGGCTCTACAGCAACCCTAAGCTTTGATGTTCCCGTAAACAATATCAATGATGATCAGTGGTTCTCTGTTCGGGCTAAAGGTCCCAACGGGCTTAGAGGCCGACGAGCTATTGCCGTGCAAATGCAAGGAGGCAATAGCGGTAATTCAGCCTGTATGATGGATTGTAGCTTGACAGATGACGCTGGAATCAATCAAGTTTTTAGCCCTCAAGCCCTTCAACAAAGTTGTAATGGAGATACACTAGCCGTAGACGTAGAACTAACCAACATCAGTAACCAAGCACAAAGCAATTTTGAAGTCTACTACCAACTAGACAACCAAACTGTTGTTACTGATACCTTTACAGGTACACTAGCCGCCGGTAGCCTCACTAATTTTAGCTTTAGTCAACCTGTAGTCTTAGCCGGCCCCGGCCAATATCAATTTAAGGTATGGACCAATATCCCTGGAGATGGCGCCCGCTGTAATGATACCATTAGTATGACCATTGACTTTAATACAACGATTAGCAGCTTCCCTTATATCGAAGACTTTGAATCAGGCGTCTTCCCTCCAGCAAATTCTTACCTAGAAAATAATGACGCAAGCCTTAGCTGGCGAGAGGATAATGTGACGGGCAGCAATGGCAGCCCTACTACCGCTATTAGAGTCAATAACTTTTCCTATAATGCCGCTGGCGAAGAAGATGTCCTTGGCTTTTTTAGCATGGACCTCACCAATGCCCCCGCTGCCCAACTGAGCTTTGACGTAGCCTATGCCGCATACAGCAGCTCTCTATACGATGGCCTACGCGTAGAAGTCTCTACCGATTGCGGACAAACTTACAGCCAACTCTACTTTAAGGAAAATCTCAACCTAGCTACAGCAGGTACGCAAACTGGGCAATTTAGCCCCTCTGATGCTAGTGACTGGCGCACAGAAATTATTGATCTTGCCCCTTATGTTGGCAATAATGTAGCTTTCCGCTTTGTCAATATTTGTGGCTTTGGCAACGACCTTTTTCTAGATAATATCAACATTAACACAGTCAACAACGTCCCTACAACAGCCTTTAATGTAAATAGCACAACTAGCTGTAGCGGCGCTATCTCTTTTACAGACCAATCTACTAATAGCCCCACTTCTTGGAGCTGGGATTTTGGCGATGGCAATACCTCTAACCAACAAAACCCCAACCACCAATACGCTAGCAATGGTAGCTATACCGTGCAGCTAATTACTAGCAATCAATTGGGAAGCGATACACTTACCCAAACCAACTACATAACCGTTAACTTCCCTAGCGCCCCCTCTGCACCAACTACAGCTAATGGCTGTGTTGGACAAGCTATCGCCCTTAGCGCCTCTAGCACTAACGATATCTGGTGGTCCGACGCAAATGGCAACCTCCTCTTTGAAGGCCAAAATTATAATGCGATCCCCTCAACTACAAGTAGTAGCTATTTGGTCCAAAGTGTAATTACTTCTCCTTCTCAACAAGTTGGCCCTGCTACCCCCACAACTGTAGGCCCTGGTGGATATTTCACGGGTACTCAATACCTCAATTTCGACGCTTCTGGCCCCATTCGCATCGTCTCTGTTTTGGTCGATGCCAATACTGCTGGAAATAGAACAATCGAGCTCTATGATGCCATCAATGGCGGAGGCACCCTCATCCAATCAACTACCGTAAATGTTCCCAGCGGCCAAAGTCGAGTTACACTTAATTTTGTACTACCCGCTGCAGGCACTTACAGCATCGGAGGAACGGCCTTTGATTTCTACAGAAATAGTAGTGGAGCCAACTACCCCTATAGTGTCGCCGGCCTAATTAGCATTACTGGCTCTTCTTTTAACTCCGATTATTACTATTTCTTCTATGATTGGGAGATCCAAGATGCCCCCTGCCGCTCTGCTGCCGTTACGGTAAATGTTTCCGCCGATCAAGCTAACTTTAACCATGACGCAAATGCTAGTACCCTTGCCGTTAACTTCACGGACCAATCCGCTGGAGCCAATAACTGGAACTGGGACTTTGGCGATGGCAATAGCGCTAGCCAACAAAATCCTAGCTATACCTATGCTGCCGCTGGCGTTTATGTCGTTCAACTGACGATTAACGGCAATTGTAGCTTTACCGATACAGTCACTGTCGGACCTACCGCTACCCAAAGCTGGAGCAATGGCACAGATGTTCGCCTCCTCCCCAACCCTAGCCTTGGCCAAAGCCAACTGCAACTCTCTAGCGCACTTAGCCAAAACTTGAGCATCCAACTACTCTCCCTAGATGGCCGCCTCTTGAAAAGCTATGAACTGCCCGCCGGCCAAAACAAACTAGATCTTAATGAAAATCTAGCCCCCGGCTTCTACTTCTTGCGCCTCCAAAAGGCAGAAGAACAACTTACCCTCAAATGGATTATCCAAGACTAATCCCTCCCGATTTTTCTTGATATTCAAACTTAGAGACCTTCTTTTCAGGAGGTCTCTTTTTTTTGGGGCCTGCCGCCTTTGGCGGCCGGGCCCTTGCAGGGCTCGCAGGTCTGCTCGGCCCTTCAGCCCTTCGGGCTTCGGTCTGGCCTGCGGCCACCCTTTCAGGCCCCTAGGCCAAATGGGAACCCTTCGCTTCTGCCCCCCTTTGATAAAAAAAGGCTACTTTAAGCTATTCTCTCTATAGATAT
This window contains:
- a CDS encoding S8 family serine peptidase encodes the protein MRILYAFAAALLLSSFGLQAQTGAGDWLELKSGREFIAADLSSFSSPQQQDVYQGKLFRLANFSQLPNAKERAAMNEQGIVFLEYLPKNTYLLAIPARLNIQDLQNFGIRGLKPLAPKHKMDARLDERPFPIWAMQGQKLKLFVQIHQNINWEQSLAQLQAEGYPLLFVNPMSRTLVTSLAPSQIENLAKKPFVRYLDLPSDPGQPESDDGRNLHRANLIDGDYYGAYAYNGEGVAVAINDDGFVGPHIDFKGRANQQDVAGDMTGTHGDMTVGIVGGAGNLNPIMRGMAPNAYLHVRQYNSSLPATVALHQDSSVMVFSSSYSNGCNAGYTTLTRTVDQEIYNNPNLIQVFSGGNSNGSDCGYGAGSQWGNITGGHKMGKNVLATANLHNDDDLATSSSRGPASDGRIKPDIAAHGQGHVSTDPDNSYAVGGGTSAAAPGIAGVLTQLHQAYRSMNAGTDAPSALLKAALLNSANDLGNDGPDFSFGWGKVNAYRALKTLEDNRYINGAVGQAASATHTINIPANVRRAKIMIYWHDKEASTSSTLALVNNLDLSVNDPSNTTHFPWILDPAPLASTLALPATKGVDTLNNVEQVAIDNPSAGTYTINVAGTSVPFGPQNYYIVYEFLTDEIMLTYPVGGEGLIPGTQDRIHWDAYGTTNSFNIEYSADNGNAWSTVQTNVAGSARFIDWTVPATVTGQGLIRITRGTNTDLSDANFSILETPQNIRIVAVCTSANTVRINWDAVAGATEYDVFVLGATHMDSIGSTATLSFDVPVNNINDDQWFSVRAKGPNGLRGRRAIAVQMQGGNSGNSACMMDCSLTDDAGINQVFSPQALQQSCNGDTLAVDVELTNISNQAQSNFEVYYQLDNQTVVTDTFTGTLAAGSLTNFSFSQPVVLAGPGQYQFKVWTNIPGDGARCNDTISMTIDFNTTISSFPYIEDFESGVFPPANSYLENNDASLSWREDNVTGSNGSPTTAIRVNNFSYNAAGEEDVLGFFSMDLTNAPAAQLSFDVAYAAYSSSLYDGLRVEVSTDCGQTYSQLYFKENLNLATAGTQTGQFSPSDASDWRTEIIDLAPYVGNNVAFRFVNICGFGNDLFLDNININTVNNVPTTAFNVNSTTSCSGAISFTDQSTNSPTSWSWDFGDGNTSNQQNPNHQYASNGSYTVQLITSNQLGSDTLTQTNYITVNFPSAPSAPTTANGCVGQAIALSASSTNDIWWSDANGNLLFEGQNYNAIPSTTSSSYLVQSVITSPSQQVGPATPTTVGPGGYFTGTQYLNFDASGPIRIVSVLVDANTAGNRTIELYDAINGGGTLIQSTTVNVPSGQSRVTLNFVLPAAGTYSIGGTAFDFYRNSSGANYPYSVAGLISITGSSFNSDYYYFFYDWEIQDAPCRSAAVTVNVSADQANFNHDANASTLAVNFTDQSAGANNWNWDFGDGNSASQQNPSYTYAAAGVYVVQLTINGNCSFTDTVTVGPTATQSWSNGTDVRLLPNPSLGQSQLQLSSALSQNLSIQLLSLDGRLLKSYELPAGQNKLDLNENLAPGFYFLRLQKAEEQLTLKWIIQD